The nucleotide sequence AGCAGGTGGTAGAGCCTCTAATCCTCCATCACAAAGGAAAATAGAGAATGATGAACATTTGAAGAGGGTTCCAACTACAAAACCACCATTCACTCTTGGTGAAGTCAAGAAAGCAATTCCACCACATTGTTTTCACCGTTCATTGATTAGATCATTTTCCTATGTCATTGTTGACCTTACCATAGCATCAATCCTTGCCTATATAGCCACAAATTACTTTCCTACCCTTCCACATAACCTCTCATTTTTGGCGTGGCCCGTTTATTGGGCCATCCAAGGATGCATTCTAACCGGAGTTTGGGTCATTGCACATGAATGTGGCCATCATGCATTTAGTAATTATCAATGGGTCGACGATTTAGTTGGCCTTGTCCTTCATTCTTGCCTCTTGGTACCTTATTTTTCGTGGAAATATAGTCATCGCCGCCACCACTCTAACACAGGTTCTCTCGAACGCGATGAGGTTTTTGTTCCTaagaaaaaatctcaaattgGTTGGTATTTTAAATACCTTGACAACCCACTTGGAAGATTTCTGACACTCACTATAACACTCACTCTTGGTTGGCCCCTTTACTTAGCCTTCAATGTTTCGGGTCGGCCCTACGATAGGTTCGCCTCACATTACGACCCATATGGGCCCATTTATTCCGATCGTGAAAGACTTCAAATTTATGTTTCAGATGTCGGGGTTCTCGCAGTTTCTTATGGGCTTTACCGTCTTGTTTTGGCCCAAGGTTTGAATTGGGTTATTTGTGTTTATGGAATTCCACTTCTTATTGTGAATggatttttggttttgattacTTACTTGCAACACACTCACCCTGCTTTGCCTCATTATGATTCTACTGAATGGGATTGGATGAGAGGTGCTTTGGCAACTGTGGATAGAGATTATGGAATTCTTAATAAAGTTTTTCATAACATAACTGATACTCATGTGGTTCATCATATGTTTTCAACTATGCCTCATTATCATGCAATGGAAGCTACCAAAGGTGTGAAACCTATTTTGGGTGAATATTATCATTTTGATGGGACTCCTATTTACAAAGCTATGTGGAGAGAGGCTAAGGAGTGTCTTTATGTTGAGGCTGATGAAGGTAGTGAGGTTAAAGGTGTTTATTggtacaaaaataaattttaattaattataaggtTAATGGTTTGTTAAAGCTACTAAGTGTATTGGTGTGGAATTGGGAAGTGTTAAGTTTGTTTTCATGACCATTTAGGATATGATGTTTCCTTTTGTCACATGTTGAATCTATGTTTGTGACTATGTGTCTTTGGAATAATTGATATGGTTGGATATCAATAGAAAAAATGGTCATA is from Medicago truncatula cultivar Jemalong A17 chromosome 1, MtrunA17r5.0-ANR, whole genome shotgun sequence and encodes:
- the LOC25483518 gene encoding delta(12)-fatty-acid desaturase FAD2 yields the protein MGAGGRASNPPSQRKIENDEHLKRVPTTKPPFTLGEVKKAIPPHCFHRSLIRSFSYVIVDLTIASILAYIATNYFPTLPHNLSFLAWPVYWAIQGCILTGVWVIAHECGHHAFSNYQWVDDLVGLVLHSCLLVPYFSWKYSHRRHHSNTGSLERDEVFVPKKKSQIGWYFKYLDNPLGRFLTLTITLTLGWPLYLAFNVSGRPYDRFASHYDPYGPIYSDRERLQIYVSDVGVLAVSYGLYRLVLAQGLNWVICVYGIPLLIVNGFLVLITYLQHTHPALPHYDSTEWDWMRGALATVDRDYGILNKVFHNITDTHVVHHMFSTMPHYHAMEATKGVKPILGEYYHFDGTPIYKAMWREAKECLYVEADEGSEVKGVYWYKNKF